CATCTTCATCTCAACGCTTAGGGCTCGCACAGACGGGCCTACAAAGAGGGGACTcgaaggagaaaaacgccTTCAGGCATGTGAGTCGCTCGGCGTGTAGCCGCGCTTGGCTTCGAAACGGGAAACACGGCCCCGCGCGGTCAGTGCGTACCAGTTAAAAAAAACACAGCGCTCTAACCGAGAGATCGTAGCGAAACCTCGAGTGTCTGCAAGCTAGAAAGGAACTCGAAGGCCAATTGGGTTTAGATTTAGGGTGCGACAGCGCCACTCCGCAAAGTGGCTCGAACTCGCGTGGCGTGCAGCACTCGCGCCCGGTGAGAGCAGAGACCGTTCAACGAGCTGCGTGGGCTGTTAATCACGCAAGCCTTCGAAATGTGTTGTTTGCCtttcgcccgccgccgatAGCCGGGGGAATTACGGGCGTCATGGGATATCACATTTCTACAGACTTTACTCACCCCACGAGACTGCACTCCGCGATAGGCTATCTATGATACCCAGGGCTGCCGCCAATAGCACAGGCACCTCTAGACCTAATCGACGCGTCTCTTGCAGATAGCGAAGGTTCGTCGACTGCAGTTGTACCTTTGGGCACGCTCTCATAGAGCAGTCCCTCTATCGTGGATGCCTATAGATTAGCGGTTGAAggtcaatcaaacatgcaaAGTTTTCGACCATTCATGGAATCTATTTggcaggaggagaggcgcgggcgtGACACGCAGTGCCCTAATTATGATGCGTCAACAGTGATCACCCAGCGAAGCCACGCGTGAGCTCCACGGCCTTTCCCTCCCTGGATATGATATGGGGACATGCCGCCCGATGCAGCGGGGCGCCTCCATGCTCAGGTAGCGGTTTGCGCTGATCGACCGCGAGCCGCAAGTCAACGGAGCAGATGTGGGGTTGCCCGTCGCCGTCCGTACAGGACGCATAGAGCTCGCTATCTGAGGCAGTAATGTGCTAGGAATGCTTTGGAGTGAAATAATGAGTCTCGCCTGAGCAGCCCTCATCTAATTCAGCTCCGTCCACAGCATGAATCGCTAAAGCGTGGGCTAGCACGCATAAGTATAGTATCATCGACCGAGGGTCATCCCCCATACATCTGGAGGCTGCTTATGACCGTGGGCGGGCAACCGAgtctctctgtttcgtcAGTTTGGCACAAGAAGCGTCACAAAAagagttttttttttgcagggTCTTGCCGCAGACACAGAAGGCTAGCCCCCCAAAAGTGCTGTCCTTCGTGGTCCGTTCGATCCAGACTCTGAAAAAAGTGCGGGTTTAGGGTTGCCGGAAAGCAGCGATACTCGCCATCGACAGGCAAGATGAAACTGACATGCTTTGCCACTTGCCACACTTCTCCGAAAGTTGTGCTGACGAACATTTTCAACTTTCCTTAATGGTAGATTAACGAGAGTCCGAGGGACAGCGACAAGCTATAAACACTCTTACCAAGTGCGCTCCGCATTTCTAGGCGTTTATATCTCTgtctatctgtatctatctatctgtctatacatatctatctttatctatctgtctgtcTACCTATCTAGCtacctatctatatatatagatcTCTAGTCGTATACCGTAAGCCTGCATATCCCAGTTTTCAAACACAGGTTCGCATCCACGCATCTGTCGCACACCGCCGATGTCTATACACACTCATAGATCCAAGTGGTCCCGATTCTAAGGGTGATACCGCGGATATAGTGCCTCGCTGAGAAATGCTGCTGGCTGATTTCAGCAGACCTCAAAGATATTAGTAAGAAAGAGATGCACATAGCTAGAAGATTCGATCATGCTTCGAGAAAAAAGGGAGTTTGGGCCGGCAGGCGTGTGACGAGTATCATCGACTTCTGACTGCGGACTCGCCTCCACGTCGACTGCAGATGGATTTTGATGCACTCTCGATTCTAATCACCTCTAACTCGGAACGCGACCGCCTCCTTGCTTGCTGGATTCGCCTCTCCTAGAGATCATCAGAAAAACTGGAAAACCCAAAAGCCGCTCTCAAAATCGTtttccctgtctctctggTGAACACGCTGCATGCACACCAGAATTGAGTCTCGACTGCATGCAGCGCTCTGCCCTCCTTTTCTTGTCTTGTACACTTTGCTGTCTTTCTTGCCACATCATGCCACtttttgttttctctttcgCCCTCTGACACGGCCGAATATGCGGGAGAGCGTCAGACTGGTCTGTCTCGCAAAGAGCCACTTCAGTTTCCGCAGACATCGTGATGCCGAGTGTACGCACTGCACACGCTCAAGCTAACTCGGTCCGCCCTGtttgtttttcttcctcgtcttgtTCATATTTGAATCGAAAACTGCCGACAATTATGCAGGAAACAAAAGTGGCAGAGTGGAGCGCTTCATCCTTGGTTCGCAGCTGATGGCGTGTTCCATGCATTCTGCGCTGCAGGGTTCACCGCTGGTTGCTCGTCAAAGAAGCGCTCTAGCGCCCCTCTGGACTGTTGAGCCACTCCGCTTTCCTCCGTCTTTCCTTCAGCTTGTCTCGCCGACTGGCGTTTTCTAttcgcttctccgcgtcttcgccttggcTCTTTGTTTTATGCGCCCCTCTGAAGGCACCGCTCTCGTTTTTGCTCTCTAAGCAGGATGCCGCGATGGAGCCCCGGTCGCGCTGTACATTcgagtgtacgtacacctcgcagaagacgaagaagaacaaGTCATGGAAGGATGGAGTCTGCACCTGCGATGTCATGAAGGGCTTCCTCCGTGTCCTGCTCTatgcggcggaagaagagacgacaCGGAGCGGAGAAACGCGGCTACGGCGAAAGGGAGATCCTATCGATTCTCACCaacttcctctgcagccgttTGAAGAACTCGTCGAGTGAGCACCACTCACGTTATTGCTGCTATGTGTGAACCAACTGTACTCCGTTTGCTGCCGATGTCACTTCGCTGTTGCTACCCCACCTAGACTGGAAGGCGCAAACTACATGCCCCGTTGTTTCATCACGGTAGCGAAGCACATATATCACCGTCATGCCACATGTGTATCGTCCGCTTCCTAATGTGCTTGCTACTGTATTACTTTTTTCTGGATACTCTCCCTGTAACATCTTCCTACTCCGTCTACATTTTGGAAAGAGGCGAATCTTCTGTTGTTGGTTGTTCTGGTTTTCCTTAGCGAAGAGATCGAACTGCCACTgcacctgctgcagctgacACGAATCCTCCCTTCGTCCTCGACACACCAAGATCTGCCTGCATCGTGTCGAGCCTCGGGCGGGTTCAGAGCTTCGAGGCCGtcttccttcgcttctttctcttcttcatcttcctcctcagccgccttctccgcgcccccCTTCGCGAGCCGCACGCGGTCGTCGGCGCCCCAAGAAACACTCACCGGAGACGCCAACGCGCAGgagcctctgcgtccgcggtttcgcggccgcggaggtcTCTTCAgcgttcgcgcgcgtctggcaTCCGAGCGCACTTCGCCGTCCCCGggtctctcgtcttcttctaTCGCCTCTTCATCGCCTGCTGTGTCACTCCCTTCGTCCTTCGCAGGAGGTGCGTGTTTCAGTCCTGCTTCCGCAGGCAATGCCAGAAACGGTCGCAGCGAAGATTTCTCAACTCGAGACTCCGCCCCGTccgtcctctctgctgcagacgcgttTGCGCAtccgcgccagccgccggGGTGCGCATACACGCCGGAGCTTCTCGGTGAGGAGAACGGGCCTCGGGTCGACGGCAAGCGAAGGCCGTTTCTGATTCCTTTTGCGTCTCGCGGGCGagatgcgccgccgcctttcgAGGCagtgcctcctcttcgggaGCATCCCGACtcactcgcggcgcggctaGAGGCGTCGGAGTTCTCCATTTCGCAAGCCTGTCGCCCCTACGAATGCCTTCCGGCTGAGCATCTGGATGCCTCGCAGCTCACGCGCTGTCTGTCCCAagaggcggctgcagagaaacAGAACGCCTTTCACGCCGCCGgttcctcctccctctgcacCACGGATGACGCGCTTCAGTCGTCCcactttcttcttcctcacgTCGTCAAGGCTGGGACGGGGCTTGCGCGTGAAGGGGCTAGCCCATGCGGGCGCGGTCGCAGCCAAGAGGGAGGCCGAGGGCAaccggaggcgagcgcatTCAGCGGGAGCCGAGAAGAcaacgcagcggcgccgaatGGGCGCGGGCCGCGAACAGCCGAAGACGTGCGAGACGACGCGTGCGAGCGCTTAAGCGCGGGAAGAGACGCgggaagaggcgcaggcgccgcacctgaaagcgggcgcggaggcggcgcggcgagcgcgccgctgtcggaGCGCGAGGAACTGCTAGCCAACGTCCTGAAAAGCGtcgcggcagagacagccgcggacGCAATCCTCCGCGAGCAGAtgccgtggcggcgcgcgcttccCTCTGGCTCTGcattctctcctctcgcatTCGCAGCTTCCTGTTTGGATGCTTCGCCTGACGGGGGCGGCGTGCCACGCGATGGGGGTGGTGCTGGTCACGAGGGAGAGTCGAGAGGAACCTCGGGGCGGATGGACGGCCTCGAGGGCCTTCAGGACGCTCTTCTCTTTCGAGCGCTCTTCACCGCccacgacgccgcgccgtcgcccgaagggggagaggagacgcggagtcGCCAATCAATCACACTCGAAGCCGCggtgcgagagagagaaaaagaggattctgagaagacggcgccggGAAGCAGAGGGAACCAACCTGTGAAGGACCTCCCAGCCCCTTCGGCGATACCGTCCCTGCTTTTGGCTGCGAACGCGCTGAACAAAATGTCCGCAAACTCATCTTCcgtgccgccctcctcgatCGTCTCGGCTTCccgctcttcctccctcgcgcctgtcgctcgcgTGTCATCGTCTGTATCGTCGCGGCCCTTGTTTTCTTcatcgtcgtctgcctcctccgcggttgctgcctcttcgcctcttgtTAGCCCTGCCCTCGCAtgcggcctctctgccgaGGACGATCTGCTCGACCTTctcgacgcgcctgcgcacttCCCCGgctgcgaggaagcgcgtgtagacgcagagacacctgCCGGCAACCTGCCGAAGCCTCgtgacgcgaaggcgctcgtcgctcggcgcgcgccgttcTTTCCGCGGCGCAACGCCCCAGCCTACCTCGTGCCTTATCGATATTCGTCCTACACGCGAGGGGCTCTCCCGCAGCTCTGCGGAAACCCGCCAGCTGCGTCGACTGCAAGTGTGCCTCGCACAACCGACTCGCAGGACGCAACTGACGCCGCGTTACctgacgcgcctccgccgcgcgttcAGAGACCCAGTCTCCAGAGGCTATTCGCCAAGCGTTCTGAGGCCTCTCAAAGCCGTAAGACATCTCGATGTCGCGTGCTGTGGTGTGCACTGCCTCCCGTTGAACTTCTGTCACTCTGCAGCACTcgtatctctctctccgcatACACACCTTCGCATGCGCGCAGGCGTGTACATCGTCCCACGTGCCTCGATCTTCGTTTTCATTGTCCGTGTTCGTATTTCTGTGTGTTGAAGCCACGAGAGACTCGTGAGTGCCTCaaacgcagagaagcaggcCCTCACGTCGGCCTCGGTTGGTGTGGGCACATCAAGACGCATGCGAGGGGCGACGGGCTCGATGACGCGTTTCTGCGCATCGGCATTCCGGAGTCCACGAGTTTCACCGCGGGCTGGCTGCGTGCTGCGTGTggctgcagcgtcgcggcgcgttgTAGGGGTGAGCGGTGATAGATCtgtgtcgtcttcctccgccgcgcctccgcctgcctctgctctGCGCCAGCCGAAGACAAGTCTGGGCCCCCTGCCGCCGAGCGAGCCCGACGAGAGGCTTCCTGCTTTCCTCCCCATCCCGCGCTTTCCAGCTCCGCGGGCGGGTGCCTCGCAGCTACTTTCactcctgcctctgcgcttcgCAGTGCCGCGCGACCCAGAGAAAGTGAGTCgcaagagaaggcgaggaggcctcAAGCGCCTCTCGTGCCGTGTGAGCTGTCAGAGCCGTTTGTGTCGtcaaggcgctgcggctaGCGGGCTGTAGCGGTAACATCTGCACCTATGCCTGCGCTTGCCCATAAACCTGTATATAGATAGAGTCGTGGATAGAGAGGGTACAGAGAGTGACAGGCAGATCAATAGATAGGGAACTAGCTAGACATGCAGACAAATAGATATACAGATAAGCATATACATGGATACGCAGGCAGGTAGGTACACCGACAGACAGGAGATGGACAGGCGGACAGACAAGCAGGTAGAAAAAAGGTAGAAAGGCAGATCGGGAGATGTATACCTGTCACGCAGCTGTATATGGCGCTGCTTTGAGAAGGTGTTTCTCAGATTAGAAGCATTCTTGCGGCGGTATGCCCTGTGAGTGCGCAGGCATGGACCCGCGTGTGCAGTGTCTCTTTTCTGCTAGATGCGCAAGCATCTGCCGCCGCATTTGCGTCGGGCACGCAGTACAATACACGCCTCCATCTGTTCGTTATTGCGCGGTTGGCTCTGAAGCACAAACgcgggcgagacggcgacagGCCTGGCGTCTGGCCTTCTCTGTGGACTGTTTGCTCGCAGGTCTCGGCGGCCGTCGTTCGCcagtgcatgcgcgccgcggccttttcctccgcatctccctcttctgcggctgcatCCTCTGTCGCAAGTCCCGCCCCGGAGGCGCGTCCAGCCGACCGCAGCCAGCGCCTGGAGACTTACTGTCTGCGCCTGTTCAACTCAGTCGCTCTGCAGGTCCACGGCGCACTCGTCGAActggctgccgcgctcgcgcctcgcctctgtgaGTCCTGCGAGCGCGCATGAAGCCCCAGCCAGAAGGAAACGACGAgctcagcagcgcgaggTCCCGACTCGCATTCGACTTtgctccgctgcgcctcgctgccttgcgcgtcgtcttctgcgtggcGAGAGATGCAAGCGCCGAGTCGGCGCCAGTCTCAGGGCCTCGGTCCCACGCGCTGTCTGAGCTTAGCTGGCTGGCTACATCACCTGAGTGTGCTCGCCCGTCGCGCGGCCTTTGCTCCCTGTGCCTCTGTGTATCTCTCTCCCGCTGTATTTTTTTACGCGTCCTCGCAGACCCGCAGGGCGGGGCGCCTTCTGcacgctcctccgccgcgccgctgccggcctcgAGCCCGGTGCTACTGGCGTCGGGACTTTGCATCCAGAGTTCTTCAGCCTCTTTCATCgaccgcgcagctgcgcgcacCGCTGAGCGTCTTGTAGGTGACGGCAAAAggtcttctcttttctttcagGGGTGGTTTTCCAccctggaggcgcgcggccgcttgACGACCGGCGAGCTCCAGTCCCCTCGGACGCGGGCtcgagcccgcgccgcgtgaCGCACGCGTCCCTCGAGGATACAGCCAGAGAGCGCACCTCTGCGCATTgcatctatatctatctatttagtcttatctatctatctgtctatctacaTCTACAATTTCCCATTTATCgttgtctatctatctaccttCTTATCTACCAACCTTCCTATCTATCTACCCTCCTATATGTCTGTCTATTTATCTTTCTATCTTTCTCTCTATCTACCTATGTTTCAGGCTATCTATCTCTCATTATCCACCTACCGTCCGACCTACCCACCCTCCTATCTGactatctgtctatctgtctatctctCGGTCTATCCatctacctatatatatatatatgtatatctgtgCTCTGCTCTGTGTATGTAAATGCATGGCGAAGGGCTTTGAGTGCGCGGGCTCCCTCTAGCTTAGAGGCGACCCGTCCGCGGACTGTCGTCTGTCTGCGAtgggcgcgtcgtctctgccggAAGTTCATGTCTACACTCAGTCTAACTATGCCGACCCGCGCGTTGCTGTGGGAGTCGCGTCGGATATCTCCTCTCccggcgaggctgccgcgtccctctctgACAGGATTCTGGCTGCGCCGTCGGGCGGCGCGTTGTGGGCGCGGGGGTTTGACGGCGtgtcgtttttctctctgtgtgcgtCGTTCTAGAAACAGCGCAAAGGACTCCTAAGGCAGAAACGCAAGCTCTGGGCGGCGAGGGCTAGAGCCAGACAGAAAAGGCGGCGCTTGACGGAGAGccagggcgaggaagaagacgatcatgaagaggaggaagacgaagacgcataCGTGGAGGGCGAgtacgaggaagacgaggtggcagacgaggcgaaaACGCGGTACTTTCTCGACTTTTCAAAGTGCACGGTTCAAGCGCTGTCTGCTGACTCAgcgaagagcgccgccgcggcgggttCGAAGCCGCCTCTTGTGGCCGCGTCCCCCCTGCAAGACTCACTCAAACTTCTTCAGAAGTCAGTGTCTCGAGGCGACATATGGGCGCTGACTGTGGACGGTATGTCACAGACACTGATATGTGTACGTGTGTATTTTTACAGAAAGAGACGGAGCTCGGTGGAAGCACATTTTGTTCCACGACACTATCGAGATGCATGCCGAATTTCTTCTTAccttcgtcgccctgcggcggtCGATGGGGTGACGGATTTTTGCGCTGTTTCACCGGCACCTCTCTGCGAGTCTCGAGTCGCCATCGCCGAccttcgtttttctgctcccttcctctctctcaagTGCGCAGCTGTGGAAGCAGACACGTCACCAGACGTATCTATCAACCTATCTATGCCCTATCGTTATATTTTCATATCTGTATCTGCTTCGACATCTACTTATCTACAAATATCCACagatgtatatttatatgcatcGATTGCCGGCACGCCAGCGTCGCATCTCCGCAGAAGACTGGCGACGTTTGTCGGGCGTTCCCTCTGCTGGTAGGCAACGGAGGCGGTAGTCTGTTTCTATCGcactctctctttctttctctgtaACATGCCTCTTCAAAAATGAGCCTCTTTCGTGCCTTGCGTGGACTGCATTCGAGTCGGCTCCTCccgtgcgtctgcgcgtcgctctctcgcatTTTTCGCAGACGGTTGGGACAGCCCCTCGCGCGTGCTGCTTTTCCGGTCGTGTTGGAAGGGCCTTCACCCGCGCTCAGCGACAGTCGAGGTTgagcttcttcgtctctcctctgcgtcaaCGCCGTCTCGCGAGGCGATCTCAGGATGCCTCCTGCATCCTGAGATCGCAGCgtgcctgtcgccgcggTGGGTGACGCAGTCGAGAGCGCAAAACCGCGAACGAGGCACCGACAGACCGCCGCTCTCGGGGCTCCTCCTTGGCAATTTTGCAAACGAATTCGCCGCTATCGACGGCATTGAGCGCCTCTGGAAGGTAACAACCGCCCCCCcctggagagacgcagctgccgtcgtctgcagccgccctctcgcgcgcgtcttgaATTCCTCGCACTCTCGGTCAAGTTCGCTGCACGCACCTCCTTTCTCTATCTGTGGATCTGCGTGAACAGGATTTGATACTCAAACCGcccgtgcgccgcggcgggttTCGCTGTGCCCCAGTGCTGGTCTGGTGCGCGCCAGTTgggctgtgtgtgtgtctcggCTCGCAGATCActgtcgtcgccctccccATTCGCCTGGAGACTTTCTTTCTCGCGTCTTGGCATCTGCGGCCTAAgcttctgcgcgccctctcgcctctgtgtCGTGCTCcgttctctctgcaggctgcgcggaaggaggcgcaggccgcgcgcccgcaggcggaggtcgccgcctcctgcagccTTTCGTCTGCTTCGGCCTCAGCGCTGGCAGACACGGCGCTCTCTTGCCTCTCACGGGCAGTCCTCGCTGTGCCGGAGCCCGCGTCAAATGCGGtaggcgacgcctgcgcagaagagacggaaaacgccgaggaagaagcctATCATCCGCTTTTTGAGCCGATCTCTTTGGTGAGGTAGCTAgccgagcgcgagacgcgaaagcGGGTCGGGGAGCGCGTTTTGAACGGCGCAGAGTTCATGCAGCTGAAGCGCACCTCGGATCTGTAGCACACGCAGAGTCCGCTGATTCCTCCTTAGGCGTTTTTGAGTCTTGCTTCCCGCGAGTGCGGCGACGATAatcgcgcgacgcgaaggccacTTGTAGGTTTGTAGGCCTTTTTGCCCGCGACAAAAAGAACAGAGGAAAGTTTGACTGGCAGGTGTTGTTTCGTTCGGCGTCCCTCGTTGCCCGGCTCTCCGCCGACGTCCATTCTGCGTGGAGTCCTTTGATTCGCTCCTTTGCGCGGTATCTTCGGTGCTTCCTGCTCGCGGAAACTCAACAGCAACGTCGATTTCTGTTGGCtggtctgtctcctctctctccctttctctctATCGTCAGAGTATCCcctgccgcgaggcggaggcgattctgcgcgaggcgatcgcgccgcatgcgaggcggcgacacaAGCTGAACgtggagcagcaggcggtgCTGCTCGCCGTCAGCCGCTGGTTTGCCTACGCGGACGGGCGGAGCCCTTTTCAGTCTCTtctgcagcggaggaaactgaagcggaaggcgagccgcgcgaagaaCGATAGAcgtgagcggcggcggcgcggccgcaacGCGGAGCTCAATGCAGGAAAGCGAAGCCacggcgacgccagcgcagaTCCTGGAGACggtgccgcggaggcggacgtgCACGGCGAGAGGGCtcacagacgcgcgcgcgacaggggaagcggcgcggcggccgcgggcttcacggcgccgcggtcgtGTGCGGCTGCATCCAGCGTCACAGACTGCAGCTGGGATGccttctcgtcctctcccGAACAGGTTCAAGCGCCAAAAGACGCGAGCCTAGAGACCGACGtgggcgaccgcgcggccgcgtcagAGTCTCTGAAACACTCGggagccgcagcgacagTGGCAGGAAGGCAccaggagacggcggcggctgagtCGACGAGCGCCGACTTCTGCGTCAGCGGGCACCCgctgtcttcgcctcgcctctgttcGTCGGCTTCCAGTTCGTCCACTGACTCGTCTTttgcgccctccgcgagcgcctcgcggagttCTTCGCAGGAGCGtcgctcgctggcgccttCTGAGGACGAACAGAAAGCGgtggctggcggcgagggaagcgaaggcgcagcgcgccgcggacgctgcgGGTTGGGGGGATCAACATCTCCGAAGGAGACTCGAGGCGAACAAAACCCGACACAACGtgcaggcgaggacggcgacgaggccgccaaGAGACGGCAgaaagacgcgaagaagaaggcgaagcgggcGTCTTCCGAAGCGACAGGGGAGAGGGGCGACACGGCCGAAGAGCGGGACGTCGAAACGGCTCTCAAGCTGCTCAAGTGCGAcggaaggaggaagaacgcGCCGCCGTTTCTGCTCGTTCACGGGGTCTTCGGAGCCGGCAAGAGCTCGCTTCTTGCGGCAGCGCTCGTCACCCTTTCCAGGTGAGTGTTTTCCTTCCTTCGTTCCGGGATGTGCCTGTCTGGCACCATGGGTTCCTTTTTTCGAAGACATCAGACGCAAAAGAGCTCATTCAGTGCCTAATAGCGGTcgttccttcctcgccgcagacCCTGAACCTCGCAACGCCCTCGTCGCTTGGATTCTCATCAGGAAGTTTGTGTCTTCGTGCGCCGAggtctcgccggcggcaaacgaggagaaggagatgTTTTTTCGGCCTCAGAGGCCTCGGTGCGagtgtgtctctgcgtgtggTCTGCGTTGCGTGTTCAGACTTCTCGAAGCTGCGAAGAACAGGAGCAACGTTTTGCTCGTCTGCGCGACCAACACTGCCCTCGACTCGGTCCTCCTCAAACTCCGCTTCGGGTGCCAGTTCACCGACTTtgcgcgcgtcgggcgccttTCAGAGATCCATCCCCTCCTTCTGCCGCATGCCGTGTCCAGCACCAAAGACCGCGGATTGGCGATTCAGGAGTGGAGGCGGCTTCTCCACaagctcgccgcccgcgacgatGGCAGACACGTCGCGCAGAACGGTGCGGCTCACCCGACGTCTTCCGCtacctccgccgcggccgtctcctCAGCACGTCGGtcttcggcggctgcggcaggcgatgggctgtcctccttcgccgcgcccctcctgccgccctccgcgagggacgcgccCGAGGTCGACGcccagcgaccgcgagcggagacagagggcggcgaggatgGTGACGGCaccgcgacgccgtcgctgcaCACGATAGCCGCCGACCTGCTCAAACGCATCGAAGAAGGCACATTCCCGCCTCCCATGACGGTATGCGACGGCGTCTATTGGACACCCAGGCGCTGGGATTGAAGCATTgatctgcatgcagagactgcctcgctctcccaCAATTTGACGTGTATCACTGTTAGCGCCTAACAGCGCTTATCACCTCGCTAGCCACATTCGGCGCCTCTTATGGAGTCCCCTCTTTCacccgtctcctctctctctctctctgtgccgcctcgctccctcACTGTCTTTGTTTTCCTTCCGGGCTCTTCTGTCCCTCTCTCTTCCACGCGTCacgcgccgcttcggcgcgcgcTCTGTGAAAGGCTCTGCTTATTcacctcgcgcggctctctccgtcgcctgcgcggcgggtgTACGGTTAAGGTCTAGGGTTTTTCCTTGTGTCGTTTCAGCGTGTTTGCATCTCGAATCGctgttttgttttttcagCAGTGGAAACGGTGTCGCATCTTCGCCGCAACCTGCAGCACGGCGGCGTGCTCGGATATtttttccgcctcgtcgtcgtcctcgtcgtcggcgtttTCGGTGGCGGGCGCTCTCTCGGTGCcgttcgtcttcctcgatgaagcgacgcagacgccggaggCTCTGCTCGTCGCACTCCTCTCGCGCTTTTCCGCGATCCGCTGCCTCCAGCTGGGGGACTCGAAGCAACTGCCCCCCGTAGTCAaagtcgccggcgcgcctctcagCGGCTCGCTGTTTGCGCGGCTCttgccgcggcttcttcactgcgaacgcgccgaggcgcgcaggcgacgcctcgcagcgggcgacaggctgcagcagcgggcaGAGGCTGCCTCCCACGCGAGCCCAGACGCGTCGCttgcgctgccgcgctgcgccggggtcgcggcgcgccctctcgaggaggcgagaccCCGTCAGCGATTCTGCAGCGCGGTTCTGTTTCTGCGGACCCAGTATCGCTGTCACCCGGTCATCGGCCGCCTATGCAGCCGCTTGTTCTACGGCGAGCACTACCTCAAAAACGGCGTTGAACACGCCGAACGCcttccgccctcgccctcctccctgGGAGGGCCTCTGTGCTGCATCAGCgtgcgcgacagccgcgagacgcgcgacggaAAGAGCTTTGTCAACTGGCGGGAGGCGTCAGTCATCGCCACGGTCGTCCGCACGGTCCTGGAGTGCTCATTCCTCATCGAGGCTCGCAAACGGTCG
This DNA window, taken from Besnoitia besnoiti strain Bb-Ger1 chromosome III, whole genome shotgun sequence, encodes the following:
- a CDS encoding hypothetical protein (encoded by transcript BESB_044260), with amino-acid sequence MEPRSRCTFECTYTSQKTKKNKSWKDGVCTCDVMKGFLRVLLYAAEEETTRSGETRLRRKGDPIDSHQLPLQPFEELVDEEIELPLHLLQLTRILPSSSTHQDLPASCRASGGFRASRPSSFASFSSSSSSSAAFSAPPFASRTRSSAPQETLTGDANAQEPLRPRFRGRGGLFSVRARLASERTSPSPGLSSSSIASSSPAVSLPSSFAGGACFSPASAGNARNGRSEDFSTRDSAPSVLSAADAFAHPRQPPGCAYTPELLGEENGPRVDGKRRPFLIPFASRGRDAPPPFEAVPPLREHPDSLAARLEASEFSISQACRPYECLPAEHLDASQLTRCLSQEAAAEKQNAFHAAGSSSLCTTDDALQSSHFLLPHVVKAGTGLAREGASPCGRGRSQEGGRGQPEASAFSGSREDNAAAPNGRGPRTAEDVRDDACERLSAGRDAGRGAGAAPESGRGGGAASAPLSEREELLANVLKSVAAETAADAILREQMPWRRALPSGSAFSPLAFAASCLDASPDGGGVPRDGGGAGHEGESRGTSGRMDGLEGLQDALLFRALFTAHDAAPSPEGGEETRSRQSITLEAAVREREKEDSEKTAPGSRGNQPVKDLPAPSAIPSLLLAANALNKMSANSSSVPPSSIVSASRSSSLAPVARVSSSVSSRPLFSSSSSASSAVAASSPLVSPALACGLSAEDDLLDLLDAPAHFPGCEEARVDAETPAGNLPKPRDAKALVARRAPFFPRRNAPAYLVPYRYSSYTRGALPQLCGNPPAASTASVPRTTDSQDATDAALPDAPPPRVQRPSLQRLFAKRSEASQSPSRRVVGVSGDRSVSSSSAAPPPASALRQPKTSLGPLPPSEPDERLPAFLPIPRFPAPRAGASQLLSLLPLRFAVPRDPEKVSAAVVRQCMRAAAFSSASPSSAAASSVASPAPEARPADRSQRLETYCLRLFNSVALQVHGALVELAAALAPRLYPQGGAPSARSSAAPLPASSPVLLASGLCIQSSSASFIDRAAARTAERLKQRKGLLRQKRKLWAARARARQKRRRLTESQGEEEDDHEEEEDEDAYVEGEYEEDEVADEAKTRYFLDFSKCTVQALSADSAKSAAAAGSKPPLVAASPLQDSLKLLQKSVSRGDIWALTVDDGWDSPSRVLLFRSCWKGLHPRSATVEVELLRLSSASTPSREAISGCLLHPEIAACLSPRWVTQSRAQNRERGTDRPPLSGLLLGNFANEFAAIDGIERLWKITVVALPIRLETFFLASWHLRPKLLRALSPLCRAPFSLQAARKEAQAARPQAEVAASCSLSSASASALADTALSCLSRAVLAVPEPASNAVGDACAEETENAEEEAYHPLFEPISLSIPCREAEAILREAIAPHARRRHKLNVEQQAVLLAVSRWFAYADGRSPFQSLLQRRKLKRKASRAKNDRRERRRRGRNAELNAGKRSHGDASADPGDGAAEADVHGERAHRRARDRGSGAAAAGFTAPRSCAAASSVTDCSWDAFSSSPEQVQAPKDASLETDVGDRAAASESLKHSGAAATVAGRHQETAAAESTSADFCVSGHPLSSPRLCSSASSSSTDSSFAPSASASRSSSQERRSLAPSEDEQKAVAGGEGSEGAARRGRCGLGGSTSPKETRGEQNPTQRAGEDGDEAAKRRQKDAKKKAKRASSEATGERGDTAEERDVETALKLLKCDGRRKNAPPFLLVHGVFGAGKSSLLAAALVTLSRLLEAAKNRSNVLLVCATNTALDSVLLKLRFGCQFTDFARVGRLSEIHPLLLPHAVSSTKDRGLAIQEWRRLLHKLAARDDGRHVAQNGAAHPTSSATSAAAVSSARRSSAAAAGDGLSSFAAPLLPPSARDAPEVDAQRPRAETEGGEDGDGTATPSLHTIAADLLKRIEEGTFPPPMTQWKRCRIFAATCSTAACSDIFSASSSSSSSAFSVAGALSVPFVFLDEATQTPEALLVALLSRFSAIRCLQLGDSKQLPPVVKVAGAPLSGSLFARLLPRLLHCERAEARRRRLAAGDRLQQRAEAASHASPDASLALPRCAGVAARPLEEARPRQRFCSAVLFLRTQYRCHPVIGRLCSRLFYGEHYLKNGVEHAERLPPSPSSLGGPLCCISVRDSRETRDGKSFVNWREASVIATVVRTVLECSFLIEARKRSRNDAETPADTPPASASAPSPALAAAVGASSAASATSIASAAGSSGASSAICPASASRFAFAKRPLRPAEVGVICLYRSQVACIERALRRVLPAAALKDLQVSTVDAFQGAEREMILLSCVRTTAAGSQPCGGWTEPDRGQATTPGGAGAPPKPEGPRGREGRPARGEGDGTASCEGGEKAEDPEALLRLSDDDQEADERRTFDTGKDFINCPKRMNVAFSRAKRQVVVVGHETLFQGHPAWRELWKASCKVFL